A DNA window from Theobroma cacao cultivar B97-61/B2 chromosome 5, Criollo_cocoa_genome_V2, whole genome shotgun sequence contains the following coding sequences:
- the LOC18598390 gene encoding uncharacterized protein LOC18598390, which translates to MSPAQKNMASGEPKDCSSILQLALTVLGTVTGMTILIVGISMASKYAPQPQQQPLILKIHSLSVSGLNASNFLTAASWDATLLFANQNSVLELAIDGFGSSLYYNYSNPISCAVMKAMHLGPKKQRLAQMKFNSTQCGEEQPFIDDRVLEGIRKDEIKGEMSFHIGLMLSLWLVQEMAG; encoded by the exons ATGTCTCCTGCACAAAAAAATATGGCCTCTGGGGAGCCAAAGGACTGTTCAAGCATCTTACAGTTGGCTCTCACAGTACTTGGCACAGTGACTGGAATGACCATCCTAATAGTAGGAATCAGCATGGCATCAAAATATGCTCCGCAACCACAGCAGCAGCCTTTGATACTCAAAATTCATTCTCTATCGGTATCAGGTCTTAACGCATCCAACTTCTTAACCGCGGCAAGCTGGGATGCAACGCTACTATTCGCGAATCAGAACAGCGTATTAGAGTTGGCCATTGACGGCTTTGGAAGTTCATTGTATTACAATTACAGTAATCCTATTTCATGTGCTGTTATGAAGGCCATGCACCTGGGGCCAAAAAAGCAAAGACTTGCCCAAATGAAGTTCAACAGCACTCAATGTGGAGAGGAGCAGCCCTTCATTGATGACAGGGTGTTGGAGGGGATAAGGAAAGATGAAATAAAGGGAGAAATGAGCTTTCACATAG GGTTGATGTTGAGCTTGTGGCTGGTACAGGAGATGGCGGGGTGA
- the LOC18598391 gene encoding exocyst complex component EXO70A1 translates to MGVPQAMEVLRERAALVRDSLQKSQTITESMVSILGSFDHRLSALETAMRPTQIRTHSIRRAHENIDKTLKAAEIILEQFDLTRKAEAKILRGPHEDLESYLEAIDQLRSIVQFFSNNKSYKSSDGILNHANNLLAKAISKLEDEFRTLLTNYSKPVEPDRLFDGLPNSLRPSATSPGKQGELGSKNHSENQKNLENAVYTPPTLIPPRVLPLLHDLAQQMVQAGHQQQLFRIYRDTRASVLEQSLRKLGVERLSKDDIQKMQWEVLEAKIGNWIHYMRIAVKLLFAGEKKICEQILDGIDSLRDQCFAEVTANSVAVLLSFGEAIAKSKRSPEKLFVLLDMYEIMRELQSEIEYLFGSKSCIEMRESAQSLTKRLAQTAQETFGDFVEAVEKDATKTAVLDGTVHPLTSYVINYVKFLFDYQSTLKQLFQEFDDGDADAQLTNVTTRIMQALQTNLDGKSKQYKDPALTQLFLMNNIHYVVRSVRRSEAKDLLGDDWVQIHRRIVQQHANQYKRISWAKILQCLTIQGAATSGGGGSILGGDTGSGVSRAMVKDRFKTFNVQFEELHIRQSQWTVPDSELRESLRLAVAEVLLPAYRSFIKRFGPMIENGKNPGKYIRYRPEDLERMLSEFFEGKTWNEQKR, encoded by the exons ATGGGGGTGCCGCAGGCAATGGAGGTATTACGGGAGAGAGCAGCGCTTGTCAGAGACTCGTTGCAGAAGAGCCAAACCATAACCGAAAGCATGGTCTCCATTCTCGGTTCCTTCGATCACCGACTCTCCGCTCTCGAGACCGCCATGCGTCCTACTCAG ATACGAACGCATTCGATCAGGAGAGCGCATGAGAATATAGATAAGACGTTGAAAGCAGCTGAAATTATTTTGGAGCAATTTGATCTCACGCGCAAG gcAGAAGCAAAGATTCTGAGAGGGCCACACGAAGACCTTGAGAGCTATCTAGAAGCAATTGATCAGCTGAGAAGCATTGTTCAGTTTTTCAGCAACAACAAAAGTTATAAGAGTAGTGATGGTATACTTAACCACGCCAATAACTTACTCGCAAAAGCTATCTCGAAATTAGAAGATGAGTTCAGAACGTTATTAACAAATTACAG TAAGCCGGTGGAACCTGATCGCCTTTTTGATGGCCTACCAAATTCCCTACGACCATCAGCAACATCACCTGGCAAGCAAGGTGAACTTGGCAGCAAGAATCATTCTGAGAACCAAAAGAACTTAGAAAATGCTGTTTACACACCTCCGACTCTTATTCCGCCCAGGGTTCTACCTTTGCTGCATGACTTAGCCCAACAAATGGTTCAAGCTGGCCACCAGCAACAGCTGTTCAGGATCTACAG GGATACTCGTGCTTCAGTCTTGGAACAGAGCCTCAGGAAATTAGGTGTAGAGAGGCTTAGTAAAGATGATATCCAGAAAATGCAGTGGGAGGTTTTGGAGGCTAAGATTGGGAATTGGATACATTACATGCGTATTGCT GTTAAACTGCTCTTCGCTGGGGAAAAGAAAATCTGTGAACAAATACTTGATGGCATTGATTCTCTTAGGGATCAATGTTTTGCTGAAGTCACTGCAAACAGTGTAGCCGTACTTCTTAGCTTTGGAGAGGCTATTGCCAAAAGCAAGAGATCACCTGAGAAgttatttgttcttttggaTATGTATGAGATAATGAGAGAACTACAGTCAGAG ATTGAGTATTTGTTTGGAAGTAAATCTTGCATTGAAATGCGGGAATCTGCTCAGAGTTTGACAAAGCGGCTAGCTCAGACAGCACAAGAAACCTTTGGTGATTTTGTGGAAGCAGTTGAGAAAGATGCCACCAAAACTGCTGTTCTTGACGGAACTGTCCATCCTCTGACTAGCTATGTGATAAATTATGTGAAGTTTCTATTTGA CTACCAATCAACACTGAAGCAACTTTTTCAAGAGTTTGATGATGGTGATGCTGATGCTCAATTGACTAATGTAACTACAAGGATTATGCAAGCTCTACAGACTAACCTCGATGGGAAATCCAAGCAATATAAGGACCCTGCACTCACACAACTATTTCTTATGAACAATATTCACTACGTAGTGAGATCAGTGCGAAG GTCAGAAGCCAAGGATTTGTTGGGAGATGATTGGGTTCAAATTCACAGACGAATTGTTCAGCAGCATGCAAATCAGTATAAAAGGATTTCTTGGGCAAAG ATCCTTCAGTGTCTCACCATTCAGGGGGCTGCTACATCAGGTGGTGGTGGTAGTATATTGGGAGGTGACACTGGCAGTGGAGTTTCGAGAGCAATGGTGAAAGACAGGTTCAAGACTTTCAATGTCCAGTTTGAGGAGCTTCACATAAGGCAATCTCAGTGGACAGTTCCAGACAGTGAATTACGAGAGTCCTTGAGGCTGGCTGTTGCTGAAGTTCTCTTGCCCGCCTATAGATCTTTCATTAAACGTTTTGG GCCTATGATCGAGAATGGAAAAAACCCTGGAAAGTACATTAGATACAGGCCAGAGGACCTTGAGCGAATGCTGAGTGAATTCTTCGAGGGTAAGACATGGAACGAACAAAAGCGATAG